Below is a genomic region from Thermodesulfobacteriota bacterium.
TAATCTTTTTTTGATTCATATCAACAAGTACAACAGAGCCATCAGAAATAGTAGGTGCCATGCTGTCTCCTATTACCTTGATTCCAAGTACATGTTCCTGAATCCAATCAACTTTGATCGGGACATAATCTATTGGTTCCAGAGACCTATGGTTTCTTTCAGCGTTCCCAGCATCCACTTCGTTGTAAACAGGAAAAAGCACGTATTCACCCTTGCTATATTGTTCGCCTGGGTCCCAAACACCTTTGAATTTCCATGGAAGTAAATCGGTTTCCTTAGGCACCGATAATTTTGTTCCTACTTGCTTTCTTGGTTCCTCAAAAAACATTTCCCCTTCACCCTTCCGCAGCCACATAGGATTGACACCATAGGTTTGCTCTATGAGCTTAAAAAGCCTTTCAGTTGGCGGCACTTTCTCATTCTCTATTTCTGAATAATAACTCTGACTAAATCCTATTTCTTGAGCGAAATCCTTTTGAGATAACCCCAAGTGTGCTCTAAGAACCTTTAATCTATCGTGTAACGATTTAGTTTCCTTTATCAATTAATTACCCCCTTGACAATTAATCTTACAGTACCATAATTCGATATTCAATGTCAATTATTGGTCAACAATAATGAATAGCATAGTAGAATTCGTCGCAGACAACCCAGACATATAACTCAAAATAGGAGTGGTAGCAAATGGAAGTTATTAAGATAGGACCAGAGAAAAAAGAACTCTTGACCCTTGGAGAACTTGCCGAGCGGTTTTCCATCCCGCTTTGGACTCTTCGTACCTATGCTTCTCAGCGTAAGTTTCCCATCGTTAAGCTGGGCAGAAGAATCTACGTAAATCCGAATGAGTTCAGGCAGTGGCTAGATCAATTCAGAGTCAAGCCAATAGGATGATAAAAGATAGATTCGCACAGAATGCCCTCGCAGTTTTCATTGATGCCCTGTGGTCGCTATTTGTCCTTAGAAAAGGTTTGATTTTAGGAGTTGCGGGTATTGGAGTGGTGATATGAAAGAAGAAATAAAGAAGATAATCCAAAGAGGTTATTTCAAATGCACTCTCAGCAAGTCTGATGTCGGTGTTAAGAGGTGCATTGAGTTTCAGGACGAAAAGTTTTGTTCATGCGAGCTTGGAGAAGCAATTAAACGGGAGCGGGAAGCAGTAGAAGAAAGATTTGACTTCGTCGGAAAAAGAAAACCAAGAACCCCAAAGAATGCAAAGCCTGTAGAGATTAACCCTAGAAGCATCGTCTTTATTCCCACTGACAAACCCAGGTCT
It encodes:
- a CDS encoding LexA family transcriptional regulator — its product is MIKETKSLHDRLKVLRAHLGLSQKDFAQEIGFSQSYYSEIENEKVPPTERLFKLIEQTYGVNPMWLRKGEGEMFFEEPRKQVGTKLSVPKETDLLPWKFKGVWDPGEQYSKGEYVLFPVYNEVDAGNAERNHRSLEPIDYVPIKVDWIQEHVLGIKVIGDSMAPTISDGSVVLVDMNQKKIIDGKLYAIEIPYIGATVKRVFVEYNKLILKADNPVYKEKEYPLEVIEREELRIVGRIVKVIEIKNV
- a CDS encoding helix-turn-helix domain-containing protein, with amino-acid sequence MEVIKIGPEKKELLTLGELAERFSIPLWTLRTYASQRKFPIVKLGRRIYVNPNEFRQWLDQFRVKPIG